Proteins from one Cicer arietinum cultivar CDC Frontier isolate Library 1 chromosome 3, Cicar.CDCFrontier_v2.0, whole genome shotgun sequence genomic window:
- the LOC101508322 gene encoding cyclin-dependent protein kinase inhibitor SMR4 translates to MEDECRTPRLLQNQIPAVFICPPPPPRKKPVAGMRRPPPKEGYFQPPDLDSLFVVVARKEACV, encoded by the coding sequence ATGGAAGATGAGTGCAGGACACCAAGGTTGTTGCAGAATCAGATTCCGGCGGTTTTCATTTGCCCCCCGCCGCCGCCGAGAAAGAAGCCGGTTGCCGGAATGAGACGACCTCCGCCTAAGGAGGGGTATTTCCAACCACCTGATCTTGATTCCTTGTTTGTTGTTGTAGCTAGAAAAGAAGcttgtgtttga